A single Cottoperca gobio chromosome 7, fCotGob3.1, whole genome shotgun sequence DNA region contains:
- the LOC115010780 gene encoding transcription factor Spi-B, with translation MLAELETMAYVTEIRLSGGRGPWSGVAPSSCPEVDLEVIEEYLQEHSMEVQPAHTPASPPTTVAQQTHAHSHQGARITVNSWSGKHPYEWHSHTPHEEYEEQALPPAWPSPHDNQWDHIPYSYEAPAYIDSDSLSSGSQYQEYQDSPSPSSDRGSRNDRDSLPLAPLSGKRKERLFQFLFEMLQTPSMRSCIWWVQSSSGTFQFSSENKERLAQLWGRRKGNRKTMTYQKMARALRNYSRTGEIKKVKRKLTYRFDERTLRGLQGDSTTV, from the exons ATGCTGGCAGAACTGGAGACG ATGGCTTATGTGACTGAGATCAGGCTGAGCGGAGGTCGGGGGCCCTGGAGCGGAGTGGCTCCCTCCTCCTGCCCTGAGGTGGACCTGGAGGTCATCGAGGAGTACCTGCAGGAGCACTCAATGGAGGTCCAGCCTGCGCACACACCTGCTTCACCTCCGACCACCGTGGCtcaacaaacacatgcacactcccACCAGGGCGCCAGGATCACAG TGAATAGCTGGTCAGGTAAGCATCCATATGAGTGGCACTCCCACACTCCTCACGAGGAATACGAAGAGCAAGCCCTGCCTCCAGCCTGGCCTAGTCCCCATGACAACCAATGG GACCACATTCCGTATTCGTACGAGGCGCCTGCATACATTGACTCAGACTCGCTGTCCAGTGGCTCCCAGTACCAGGAGTACCAAGATTCCCCGTCACCATCGTCTGACAGGGGAAGCAGGAATGACAGAGACTCCCTGCCTCTTGCCCCACTTTCAG GAAAGAGGAAGGAGCGGTTGTTCCAGTTCCTGTTTGAGATGCTCCAGACTCCATCGATGCGGAGCTGCATCTGGTGGGTCCAATCCTCCTCCGGCACGTTCCAGTTCTCCTCTGAAAACAAGGAGCGTCTAGCGCAGCTGTGGGGCCGGCGAAAGGGTAATCGCAAGACCATGACCTACCAGAAGATGGCGCGGGCGCTGAGGAACTACTCCCGCACCGGCGAGATTAAGAAGGTGAAGCGGAAGCTCACCTACCGGTTCGATGAGAGGACGCTGAGAGGCCTACAAGGAGACTCTACTACAGTGTAG
- the LOC115010776 gene encoding adenosine receptor A1 isoform X2, which yields MADWSWVAYTVLEVLIAVSCCLGNVLVVCAVCVGIRDSLREPTFCFLVSLAVADFLVGVAAVPLAVLLDGWVSVTPDLCLLLSCVVLVLTQASVLSLLAIAVDRYLRLHTPLRYKALVTQRRTWMAVSVCWTLSCLLGFTPLFGWRNYSPLSSDSTNTSSSSFISPPCTFLSVISLPFMVYFNFLACVMAPLLVMTLLYSGIFWSLQGRLKECCPQAQASLLREKRLACSLALVLILFAGCWIPLHLMNCLLLFQGPQAVTRGTLYTGILLSHVNSAVNPVVYACRIPKIQQAYSQIWRRFNVRLNCCHGDKKVRRSITGSRANHTETCGSGGKSTP from the exons ATGGCTGACTGGAGTTGGGTGGCCTACACAGTACTGGAAGTGCTGATTGCTGTGTCCTGTTGCCTTGGCAATGTGTTGGtggtgtgtgcggtgtgtgttgGTATCCGGGATTCCCTCCGAGAGCCCACCTTCTGCTTCCTGGTTTCCCTTGCAGTGGCTGACTTCCTGGTGGGTGTGGCCGCTGTGCCCCTGGCTGTACTGTTGGATGGCTGGGTGAGCGTGACCCCTGACCTCTGCCTACTCCTCAGCTGTGTCGTGCTCGTGCTGACTCAGGCCTCTGTGCTGTCACTGCTTGCTATCGCCGTGGACCGATACCTCCGGTTACACACGCCGCTCAG ATACAAAGCCCTGGTCACACAGAGGCGCACCTGGATGGCCGTGTCTGTGTGCTGGACACTTTCCTGTCTACTTGGGTTCACCCCTCTGTTTGGCTGGCGCAACTACTCCCCTCTATCATCTGATTCCACCAATACATCCTCCTCGTCCTTCATCTCCCCACCCTGCACCTTCCTCTCAGTTATCTCCCTCCCCTTTATGGTTTACTTCAACTTCCTGGCATGTGTCATGGCACCCCTGCTGGTCATGACCCTCCTCTACAGTGGAATCTTCTGGAGCCTGCAGGGCCGTCTAAAGGAGTGCTGTCCCCAAGCCCAGGCCTCCCTGCTCAGGGAGAAGAGGCTGGCCTGCTCCCTGGCTCTGGTTCTCATTTTGTTTGCCGGCTGCTGGATTCCTCTGCACCTGATGaactgtctgctgctgtttcagGGTCCTCAGGCTGTCACACGAGGGACACTCTATACAG GTATTCTCCTGTCTCATGTCAACTCAGCAGTCAACCCTGTGGTCTACGCGTGTCGCATCCCAAAGATCCAACAGGCCTACAGTCAAATATGGAGGCGCTTCAATGTGAGGCTGAACTGTTGCCATGGGGACAAGAAAGTTCGCCGATCAATAACAGGCAGCCGAGCCAATCACACAGAGACGTGTGGATCAGGAGGGAAGAGCACGCCCTAA
- the LOC115010776 gene encoding adenosine receptor A1 isoform X1 — protein sequence MADWSWVAYTVLEVLIAVSCCLGNVLVVCAVCVGIRDSLREPTFCFLVSLAVADFLVGVAAVPLAVLLDGWVSVTPDLCLLLSCVVLVLTQASVLSLLAIAVDRYLRLHTPLRYKALVTQRRTWMAVSVCWTLSCLLGFTPLFGWRNYSPLSSDSTNTSSSSFISPPCTFLSVISLPFMVYFNFLACVMAPLLVMTLLYSGIFWSLQGRLKECCPQAQASLLREKRLACSLALVLILFAGCWIPLHLMNCLLLFQGPQAVTRGTLYTGRYSPVSCQLSSQPCGLRVSHPKDPTGLQSNMEALQCEAELLPWGQESSPINNRQPSQSHRDVWIRREEHALTKDRRHFTSSMFGF from the exons ATGGCTGACTGGAGTTGGGTGGCCTACACAGTACTGGAAGTGCTGATTGCTGTGTCCTGTTGCCTTGGCAATGTGTTGGtggtgtgtgcggtgtgtgttgGTATCCGGGATTCCCTCCGAGAGCCCACCTTCTGCTTCCTGGTTTCCCTTGCAGTGGCTGACTTCCTGGTGGGTGTGGCCGCTGTGCCCCTGGCTGTACTGTTGGATGGCTGGGTGAGCGTGACCCCTGACCTCTGCCTACTCCTCAGCTGTGTCGTGCTCGTGCTGACTCAGGCCTCTGTGCTGTCACTGCTTGCTATCGCCGTGGACCGATACCTCCGGTTACACACGCCGCTCAG ATACAAAGCCCTGGTCACACAGAGGCGCACCTGGATGGCCGTGTCTGTGTGCTGGACACTTTCCTGTCTACTTGGGTTCACCCCTCTGTTTGGCTGGCGCAACTACTCCCCTCTATCATCTGATTCCACCAATACATCCTCCTCGTCCTTCATCTCCCCACCCTGCACCTTCCTCTCAGTTATCTCCCTCCCCTTTATGGTTTACTTCAACTTCCTGGCATGTGTCATGGCACCCCTGCTGGTCATGACCCTCCTCTACAGTGGAATCTTCTGGAGCCTGCAGGGCCGTCTAAAGGAGTGCTGTCCCCAAGCCCAGGCCTCCCTGCTCAGGGAGAAGAGGCTGGCCTGCTCCCTGGCTCTGGTTCTCATTTTGTTTGCCGGCTGCTGGATTCCTCTGCACCTGATGaactgtctgctgctgtttcagGGTCCTCAGGCTGTCACACGAGGGACACTCTATACAGGCAG GTATTCTCCTGTCTCATGTCAACTCAGCAGTCAACCCTGTGGTCTACGCGTGTCGCATCCCAAAGATCCAACAGGCCTACAGTCAAATATGGAGGCGCTTCAATGTGAGGCTGAACTGTTGCCATGGGGACAAGAAAGTTCGCCGATCAATAACAGGCAGCCGAGCCAATCACACAGAGACGTGTGGATCAGGAGGGAAGAGCACGCCCTAACAAAGGACCGCAGGCATTTTACGTCCAGTATGTTTGGGTTTTGA